ATTTGTGAGCTCATCTTTGAAGTTCCTCGATGCATTTGTGAAAGGTCGAGCTATTAGGGTCTGGTGCTATACCAAAACAACTATTACTTCAGCAGCCATTTCCGACGTAACATGTAACCGACAGACACGGAATTCAATGAAAATCCGCAAAGACAGAAAAGAAACTTGTGGAGTAAGCTTAGAATATTATAGATATCATTATCACGAGAacagtcaatatttttcaaactttcattaaCTGTCGTAAAATCATAAACGCTGCCTCAAATTGGAATGCGAAGAGACTTCTATCCTTGATACTAATTATGAGCTGCAGTTACAAATATTTCTAGTCGTTTTAAAACGAAGTTTTCAATTCATATCGTTGAGTGTGTGTTGCATATTCCCCGTTTACAATAGCAATCATGCCAATAAAGGAGAAATAGGAGATAACCTATGTGCCTCGATAAACTGAGAAAGTGATTGCCTAGGGATTGAAAGTTATTACACGGTAATTGTAATTTTTACTTTGCAAATGAAGGACACAATCAAACTCTAATTGTATTGCAGTATTCTCAGCGCGGGACACACACACGTCACCCAATaactgtttggttttgtttagGAAAAGTTTTCTTCGTCACACAAAATCTTTTCTTGTTCCATTTGTCGTAACGCACGGAATCATTAAAAAAGGCCTCGTCACGAATGTCATCTAATCCAGGGCACCGAGTTCGAGAAATTCTAACGGGTAGGCACGGGGATAACATGTAACTATCACATTCTGATTACTTGTTACGGAATAAAAAGCACCGTGCTTTCAGATACTGGACCTTGGACCGTTCTGCGCTGACGACTGTGTCCATGTTGTCACCTGGCATAGGCGCGAACTTCACCCTTTCGTCGAAAAGGCTATAAATTCTTCGAAggtggtcacgtgactgtgctaCCTAACTTATGAGATGTGCAGCGTAAAACACTCCGAAAAGTTCGCACTATGAAGGACACATTACGGTTGTATTTATACAGCGAAAATTGCTGCAAAGTCTTCCAAGTTAGTTCGATCAGATAACAGCAATGCAgggtgttacgtgcagagaaaacgaacaaaagggtgaaccagcagttaacgtttaaacaaaatttattacaaaaataaaacaattgcttagtcagggatagagtacaagctttaaaagtgtacagattacttatctcagctgggacggcaaagctccagtctcagagttgtaaccagtcagtcggatgaatgaacagtccttcggcttgcaggcttgtagttgcacaaagtccacagtataaatccagcgttggcagtgaaggtcttgaaaagtcttgagaatgactactgctggagtttagtaacacacaagagacacgatcccaaagtctgactggaagctgagcacgtcccttttataaaggcatataagaacaatctagaacttttattgacatgctaattactgttctaaaattatctcccttacacaactaatcaactttccagaacattccaaacatgactaattgaattcaaggttgtgaggtcatcaagggcagtgaccttgagaatgttctagactaattgaactcaggtcatgatgagtgtgggggaaatgacctacataacaaggGATAAGAGTATCCAGTTACCATGGAGATGATAGAGATGAGAGCAGCCAAAGAGGGTCTAGGCCTACTATGTAAACTTTCATATCAAATCGAAAAGTAAGATACGGGGTAATGTGACAGGTTACAAATTACTCTATTGCACATGATTTAgtcttgtttttttatttttaatcattTGAAAACGAAACTATGCACGGTATTAGACAAGATTCCGTGTTGAAGCGGAGCACTGTGATGCCACACGACAATATACACTTTTCCTAGGGAGTCTCATTCGTCACGCAAGAGCTGAGTGCTTAATACCAACCATGGCGAGTTCGAACGGAGAATCACAGTTTCTCGAAAATATCACCGATAATTTTTTGAGTTGTACCGTGTGTACTGAAATATTCAGAAACGCAAAAATTCTACCTTGCGTACACACGTTCTGTGAGCAATGCCTGAGAAAGATCGTGGAGAAGAGGGGCGAACTGACGTGTCCAATATGTCGTCGTTCACACGAACTTCCTGCTGGAGGTGTGGCTGCGTTGTCGGCCAACCTGTTTGTCAATCAGCTGGTCGAGGAGTTCGACAAGCAAGACGGAAAGAAAGCAGCACGGAGGAAATGTGAAGCTTGTGAAATTGGGGACGTTCGTGAGAGGTGCATCGATTGTTCCATAAATTTCTGTGAGCAGTGCTCGAAAGCTCACAGGTACGTGCCGATCACACGATCTCATCGCCTTATGGCCATCGGTGAATACGTGAAGGTGAAGTGTCACAACCCTGCTTCAGTACGACCCCCGGCCTACTGTAGTAAACACCATGATAACCAGGTCAAATTCTACTGCGATACGTGCGAGGTGACAATCTGTCTCGAATGCACAGCTATAGATCACCCTCGTCCAGAACACAAATTCAGATATCTGGACGATGCAGCGGTCGAGTACAAACAGCTGCTCACAAAGATGACACAGGAACTGCAAATCAAGGAAAACGAAGCTGGTGAAAGCAAGGCAGCTGTACAAGAGATGGCAGAGTCAGTGGACAGTCGTTTCCAGGAAGAGATAATGAAAGTGAAAGTTCATATGGAGAAGACAATTGAAGAAACCACTCACAAAATACGAGAGAACGGCGATAGCCTACTTCAACAACTGAAAACTGAGCacgaagaaagaaaaacaaatctgCAAGCACAACTGAAGGATCTAGAATGCACGGAAAATGACATCGCAACAACCAGAGACTACGCTGACAAGTTAATGCAGTACGGAAACGCTTCACAGTTGATGTCTGCAACGAagggtatgacgtcacagatTCGGGAATTATTGAAAGCGACAACAAAATGTGAACCGGTAAACGACAATTACGTAGAGTTCAAGTCTACAGAACTTCTGTGAAACGAAAACTCTAGGCACGATAAAGATCACCGAGGAGAAGAGGTATGAACTGTGCGGCGTGTCAGAATACTCTCGAGTTGATGAACAGATAACGCTAACACTACAGGTTACGGGTTCTCGGACAGGTGGAACCAAGGTTAGACGGGAGAGAATCACCGCTTTGATGAAGACACCGGGTGACAAATCTGAACACGTGACAGTAACCGATAACTACGATGGAACATTTTCTCTGACGTACTGTGCGAAGGCTGAAGGAAAACATGAATTGTCAGTGTCGGTAGACGGACAAGCCGTGCAGGGTTCGCCGGTAACAGTTGTGGTAGGTCCAAAGAAAGGTACAGTGAGAACATTCGGAGGGAACGGTTCTGGGATTGGACAACTGAGTAATCCTTGGGGAGTAACGATGACAAAGAGTGGTCACGTGATAGTAGATGATCAAAGCAACCACAGGCTACAATCATTTACCTTACAAGGAAAACATCAAgcaatttacaaatttacagagaTTGCAAACTTTACACCTCGTTACTCTGCAGTCTCTGAAGATGGAA
This DNA window, taken from Ptychodera flava strain L36383 chromosome 4, AS_Pfla_20210202, whole genome shotgun sequence, encodes the following:
- the LOC139132105 gene encoding E3 ubiquitin-protein ligase TRIM71-like — protein: MASSNGESQFLENITDNFLSCTVCTEIFRNAKILPCVHTFCEQCLRKIVEKRGELTCPICRRSHELPAGGVAALSANLFVNQLVEEFDKQDGKKAARRKCEACEIGDVRERCIDCSINFCEQCSKAHRYVPITRSHRLMAIGEYVKVKCHNPASVRPPAYCSKHHDNQVKFYCDTCEVTICLECTAIDHPRPEHKFRYLDDAAVEYKQLLTKMTQELQIKENEAGESKAAVQEMAESVDSRFQEEIMKVKVHMEKTIEETTHKIRENGDSLLQQLKTEHEERKTNLQAQLKDLECTENDIATTRDYADKLMQYGNASQLMSATKGTIKITEEKRYELCGVSEYSRVDEQITLTLQVTGSRTGGTKVRRERITALMKTPGDKSEHVTVTDNYDGTFSLTYCAKAEGKHELSVSVDGQAVQGSPVTVVVGPKKGTVRTFGGNGSGIGQLSNPWGVTMTKSGHVIVDDQSNHRLQSFTLQGKHQAIYKFTEIANFTPRYSAVSEDGKIFTTDNGNKQVVVSDENGQFGWPLDITVESSEGKVFVSDNGSHSVKVFDADGGFLFSFGSNGSADGHYHFVLTKGIDTGDMSQSLQPNKGHRYDMSQSLHPNTGHRYDMSQSLHPYTRHRYDM